The following is a genomic window from Benincasa hispida cultivar B227 chromosome 7, ASM972705v1, whole genome shotgun sequence.
AACCAAAAGAAAGAACCCCATTCCATAATACTGCTAATTTCTATCTACTCGCTACTTACTTTCGATACTCACTAATGGCTCTTGATGCTCGATTGTCGCTCGTACTTCTCTCTCTCACTTGTCACTATTTTCTCTTTACTTCTAGCTTGTGATCATATATAATACTTCCTCATTCTTTCGAATCTCGACTAAATTATATGACTATACAACCAAAACCAACCAtgaaaaataaatgtttatttaataCTTGATATGTTAATATGTCTTGGATGATCCAAGGGTCATTAGAGAGTTAAAGTGTACAAAAATTTCCACATATGGAACTGCCTGGGCATGGGCTTTTTGAACATGATGTTTGTTTTGgttaagttaaaaataaaataacttgcAAATCACTTTGAACGAAAACGATTAGCAAGAGGAAACAAAAATGTCAAGTGatcgagagcgagagtgagtaCCAAGATTATCGAGCATCAAGAGTAAGTATCGATTTTCGAGGATCATCGTATATACTTCATAGAGTTATGATCATGATTAGACCATGTGATGATGCAAGcaaaagatttttctttttttttaaaaaaaaaaataggttttaAAATCTAGGTCTTTTTCATTTCAACCTCTTAAAATTGCCACTCATATAAAAATCTTATtcaacttgtaatttaacttaaatgatattttaacctaaagGAAGAAagtgaaattttactatatatgtaaatattttgattatttttctatatttgaaaacagtttaaattcaataaaaaaagaaaaaaaaaacgtggCAGAATGTAAGCGGTGAAATTGGTAGAAGAATCTCTCAAGAAACAGCGGCAATGGCGAAAGCAAAGCAAAGCCGCGGAGAAGGGAAGCATTTCACTGACAATTTGCCTctcaaaaaccaaacaaaacaacACAACACTTTCAAAGGATAAAACCCTCGAAATTCCCAAATTCCCAGTTCTCTTTTTGCCCTTTTCATTTCCTCCTAATTACGCTACCTTAATCTCAGTCTCCTCCTCCTTTCATATTCTCCGATGGTGAAATCCGCGGCGGAGCGTCAGGGATCGTCGGTGGCGCCATTTCTTAAGAAATTGTACGACATGGTTGACGATGATTCCACTAATTCAATTATCTCCTGGACTTCTTCCCATGATAGCTTTACCATTTTGGATATTACCCAATTCTCTCTTCACGTGCTTCCCAAGTACTTTAAGCATAGCAATTTCTCTAGCTTCATGCGCCAGCTTAATATCTACGTGagtttcttgtttcttattattattttttctttttaaagaaaactttCATCATTTGTTTGTGTTTCTTGTTTGTTTCTGTATTTtgtttttgtgaattttttccATTCTTTGTAAAAGACCTTCATACACCTTGTTCATCATGAAGTTAATCGTTTGTTTTGTGTTTGAGTTCTGATTATATTGCTGCAACTCGTCTTGTTCTAGGTGCCCTAATTGCTAATAACGCAATTGAGGACTGTTGGTGAAGATTTACTTTGAATTAGCTTAGGGTAATGTTGATGGGGACTTGACTGAATTTGTGTAAGGTCGGTTAATTGCTCTGTTTTGGTTAATGGTAACCTCAGAGGCAGAATTTTTCCTTTAGACATGGAAACCCTTAACCCCTtcttttctcaacaaaatgTTCAATTATCTGCAGAAACTTTGTGAAATCCTGGTTTTAGTAAGTGGAAAATAAATGCTGTTTATTAGAACTGGCTTGCTCAGGGCTTGGATACAGGAGCTGCACCATACAATTGACATGGTTACCATCATCTTCTTCTGTAAATTCTCTAACGATCATATTCTTTTCAAAAGCATCAGTTGGAAGTTCAGTGGAATCTTCGTTTCCATCAACAAGAAGTTGCTTGTGGTTGCTATATTCATTACTTTAGGACTTATGAATGCTCCATGGTGGGAagaattttagtattttaaatgAATTGCTCTAGCATGTGGGTGATGATGCTATTGGATTGAAGAGCTTCCATGGAGGTTTTGAAGATTGGGTATTGTCAGAAGGGGGTTTTCGTGGAGAGTAATTGGGCAAGGAGTTTCATATTGGGGTTTTGCCATTGTCAAGATATGGCTTAGTGAATTGTTTTTGGCTATGTAAAGGCCATCGTAGTGGGACACTAGGCTGGGTTTGTAGTTATTGTTTTGATAAGGTTCGTAGTTACTGAGTGAATCCCAATTTCATGAATGATCAAAATGATTCACAGAGGAATTTCGCAGGCTGCCAATGAAATTGGCCACTTGTGTGCACTTAGTTGATAAAACTCTTCAACGTACTCGCCTACTGTTAGAATTTTCTTGGGAatatttctgattttttttcttcagtaTTTACTATAGAGGAAATTTCACAAACGTCTCACTTTATTCTGTATAGTTCCTTTGTCTGCAGCTTTGTCTTTTACTCCTTTTTGGAACATTCTCTATAAATGTTTATTGTTTCATAGACTCCTGGTTCAATCATGATGTAATCTGCAGAAACACACTCAACTTCAAGTATTAATTTTTGTTGGGGTTTTGCAGATACATTTTTTGTTGTGTCTGTAATGTGCATAGTTTCTGAGAGTAAAATTGTCATTTGAAGTACATGCTTTTATACTCTTACAAAAAACGGGAAACTGTTCGACATGAAAGCTGGTAGAGGAGAAACAACTACATTTCCCCCTCACTACTGACATATAGTTTTGAATTATCATATCATTGTTATAACAAGTggattcttttattattttagggTTTTCGGAAAATCGATACTGATTGCTGGGAATTTGCAACTGATGGATTCATTAAAGGACAAAAACATCTGTTGAAGAACATTTACCGAAGGAAAAACATCCAGGGCACAGATCAGCGTAGAGCATCACAGCCCCAAGACAATTCCGATGGACAAGTTGAACTACCTGATTATTCAGGGCTATGGAAGGAAGTTGAGAATcttaaaatagataaaaatgcCGTAATGCAGGAATTGGTTAAACTCAAGCAGCACCAGGAAACTTCAGAGAACAAGTTGCTTCTATTGAGAGACCGCCTTCAAGGTATGGAAAAGAATCAACAGCAGATGCTGTCATTTTTAGTAATGGCAGTGCAAAGCCCTGGATTTTTGGTTCAGCTTCTTCAACCAAAGGAAAAGAATTGGCGCATGGCCGACACTGGCAATATGCTAGAGCAAATACCAGATGATAATCAAGTACCTTCAAATGGTATGATTGTCAGGTACCAACGACCATTAGATGAACT
Proteins encoded in this region:
- the LOC120081467 gene encoding heat stress transcription factor A-8, translated to MVKSAAERQGSSVAPFLKKLYDMVDDDSTNSIISWTSSHDSFTILDITQFSLHVLPKYFKHSNFSSFMRQLNIYGFRKIDTDCWEFATDGFIKGQKHLLKNIYRRKNIQGTDQRRASQPQDNSDGQVELPDYSGLWKEVENLKIDKNAVMQELVKLKQHQETSENKLLLLRDRLQGMEKNQQQMLSFLVMAVQSPGFLVQLLQPKEKNWRMADTGNMLEQIPDDNQVPSNGMIVRYQRPLDELSTTLLPAVTGPGKQQESDPFPDGMKDFFLNSDFMKVLMDEKLCLDNHSQFVLPDVQDVAWEQLLLASPFSGNSDNGRKIDDERRHMDDEDDELDMETIDTQTHEENSQDFELLIRQMEKCEDFEIQPRLDESYIEKLNTVNLLTQQMEPLASDQEILYETADKIQTR